ccttGACCCATTGAAACCTcctcaaggtcccctcaaatctccctcagagacctcatccctccccagcaccccctaaaccctctcagtgacccgcaaaacccacctgggaccccccaagcccattAAAGGCCCCCCCAGTCTCTCTCAAACACCCTCAAAATCGCCTGAGACACCTTAAACCCTCTAGAGACTccaaaactgcctaaaaggtccCGCAAAGCCCTCCAGGACCCCCACACTTCCTCACAGACCCCTaaagcccacctgggacccccaaaatctcctcagaaaccaaaaccccctcggagactcccaaaccccttcagggaccttcaacctgctccctgagtcccctcaggacaccgaaccccctcagggacccctcacaACGTCtccgggaacccccgaacccccgcgctaaaccctcccgagccctccagcccttccacccacacccgcgctccccgcagcccccgaggggatccccagaccccgctctcgccACCCCCCCCACCAGCACGCGCAGCTCACCGAAGCACCCGCCGCCACCACGGATTTCCGGAAGCCAACATGGCGCTggctctgcgcgcgcaccgccttTACTGacccgccccgcagccaatcagcgcgcggccacggccCCTGCCCGCCTTCTGCCACACACCCGCTTTAGCGGTGCATTGTGGGAGTTGTAAGTCCTTGCGGCAAAGGAGGGTAggactttttggttttttgtttttctgtctttatttcatcctttttccttcttttcttttctttcttttttcttttttctttattccccGCCTTATCTTGCGTCCGCTCACATGCAAAGGGCCGCTATGATCCGCCGcaaggactacaactcccacAGTAAACTGCGCAAGGCGCAGGCGCAGCGGCGGGTGTGCGGGGGCGaggccgcgcgctgattgggTGCGGTGGTCTTTTCTAAAAGCGGTGCGCGCGCAGAACGCCGCGTTGGCTTCCGGAATCGGTGATGGCGCCGGGGCCTTCAGTTCGCTGTAAGATCTGGCGGTGACTGTGGCGAGAGCGGGActctggggatcccctccggggctgcggggagcgcggctgtgggtggaaaggctggagggctcgggagggtttagcgcgggggTTCGGGGGTTTCCGAGGATGTtgtgaggggtccctgagggggttcggtATCCTGAGGAGACTCAGGGGGGAAGCTGAAGGTCCCTGAAGATGTTTTGCGGTCTCTGAGGggtttggtttctgaggagatttggagGGGTCCTAGGTAGGCTTTGGGGGTCTatgaggaggtttgggggtcctgaGGGTCTatgaggaggtttgggggtcctgggggggtttgcgggaccttttaggcagttttgaGGTCTCAAGTCGTTTAAAGGGTCCCAGATggttttgagggtccctgagggagATTGAAGGGTCCCTGAATGAGCTTGTGGCagtcccaggtgggttttgtgggttactgagagggtttagggggtgctggggagggatgaggtcttTGAGGGCATTTTAGGGATTCCTGAGTAGGTTTCAATGAGtcgagggggggatttcagggttttgaggggatttgggggagttccctaaagcccagcagtgggttcagtgggatctcccagcccccaggggagagGTGCTAGGGAATCCCCACAAAATCGAGGGGGGGAGATTTACCACATCCAGGTAAGGGAATCCCAGTacccccagtatatcccaatgacctcccagtgactctcagtatggcccagtaacccaCTCAGTAACCACCctgtgtgtcccagtgacctcccactgccccctagtatggcccagtgatcctccagcgagcacccagtaacccccagtatggcccagtaacctgccagtgtcccccctgtgtgtcctggtaatcccccagtaactccccagttctctgccagtgccccccagtgtgccccagttcacctccagtccctcacagtccctcccagtgtccctcagtaaccccccagtccctcccagtgccccctggttccccccagtgtgtcccagtatcccccagtaatcacccagtgccccacaaagccccccaactgtctCCAACATGttcccagatgcccttggcctttctgtgaacATAGTGGGGGGTGGGgtttgtggtcagagggtccagggggggctcctggggtgagatggagggttggggacatcagggatggggtttgggggcagtggaattgggggtgtcaaggggggaattgtggccatggagaggccctggggacattggagacaccagggagGTCTTGGGGTGTCAAGGAaagaactggggacaccaagaaggtctCGGGGGGGTCCTCAGGGGGGGTCCTCAGGACTCAGATGTTCATGATGgagctcctcctcttccccctcaaGCCCTTTTAACCCTCTCCAAATGCCTCTTagcctccattttccctttaatcccctcccccaacagatccctttgatgccccaatgtccccaaaaccctttttaactcccccaaatacacccaaagacaccaaatccccatccaacccccccagatcccttcaaatctctTCCAGCCCCTCTctcaaatccattccaacccctcccCAAGAGGAATCACCTGGCATCCTGGggcaggaacacagtgggctgtactgggggcactgggctgtactgggagggcactggggggccTCAGGTGTCCCAGAACAAGGTGGCCTAGCTCCAGAAGAGATccagggagcagtgaggaggtactggtctgtcctggtctgtactggtctgtacccccaatccccaaagcccctccccagctccccaaGGACTCTcctggaccccaaagccccccaggccccttcaggcccctgacttggtcctgctgccccttgagcatctgcagctcctgcagaaccaggcatttctttgctccccacagggtccttcccacacccagaatggaatctggaggcagcaggatgtgcacagggctcccatttcctacagtgcaaaggggctgcagggagtgattcccctgctcttgcaaatctgccaaaacctgcagggcacagaagggggagcttcaggaatttgctggcactgggagtggagctcacagggtattgagaggaacatatccctcaaatacaatatctctgcatacacaatatctgtctggacagacagataaagcagtaatcagatatattctgtatcatatatatggcacatattctatagaatccatccttaggtgttgtatgatagatctataagatattacaaataataagcagtaataaggcaagtgtcctccttagggacacacacttcagaagggaatTTGCACTTGACCCCCTTCCCTCTTCAGCTTCGAGCCACCcggtgccacagagggggacagagctcctgtggaacattctattccagtgacacagagcaaggaataaacccaaagtattgcctgggtttgttccctgggggtctctgcagcagcaagcacagccccacactgactgctctgggctgtgcaggcatttgtgcttctgcctgtctcacacacacacaaaagtctggttagtgctgccctcaggaaccccccccagccttgctccagctaaagccgtggaatttgtctttgtttcccttgggttcagggtcaggctgtgcctgtgtccaccccagaggctcagaaaagcatttctcccatcccactgcaatctgctgctgcagacaggacagtgaacagcagagtgtttccaggaGCTCTCTGAAGGAAGAcaagtgtccaaagaaaccagcacaagtcTCCAAAGAAGTCCCAGTCCTTCATCCCTGAATGAGCTCATTCATCCCAGGAAATattaagttttatttccatggaaggaggtttttcccactttaacatcagtttagttccaaaccagtttcttcatttcctcctcccagtttccctgaaggacactgacaggggccatggacactgacagggatcacagagtttgtcccttgaccatacagctcctgctgtttggcagcacaggagaggttaattagaCCCCAGGCTCCAATCCCAGGGCACCCATTGGATCAGCACTTGGGGATACAAACTGACCttgggctcaggatgcagctgcgagcagagatttccctgcaaagtctgcagtgagtcaagctctggagagcagaTTGTGCCtcatggatgggattgcagaggctccctcaggtccccaggaTGAATAATCACTCTTTGCAAGTCCCTGtcaggaggttgtagccaggtgggggtggggctgttctgccaggaagcagcagtaggacaagagggctgggtcttgagctgtgccaggggaggtttaggttggatattaggaagcaattttttgctgaaagagtaatcaggccttggaatgggctgggcagggagggggtggagtcagtgtccctggaggtgttgaaggtgagagtggatgtggcctcagtgccatggtctgggaagcacggcggggttggatccagggttggacttgatgatctcggaggtcttttccaacccagctgattctgtgattctgtgattcccattcctgtggcagcacatgcttgaggctctatccccagggtgatagagatgtctgtccatatctatctccaaggttagtctgtaaatgtgtggtgttagaaaagcaggctgagttctgggctggttgtagaaggagaaagaagcccagaggccagtgcaagcaggcagccctgagcttgcacctgatgtcccctccctgcaggttcctgtccttgagcccaggccctgaggtgaggctgagaagtggcgcggaggtgagcccagagctgtccctgaggtgaggctgagaataagtgcaaggcagaggtgctgctgaggaaggagagccccgtggtggaGAAGAGTcgaagctgtgaatgcccatccccgagaaggtgctgtgtccatcccctgtgtgccaggtgagctggggctttgctgcagagctgcgggcgctgatttgagcgtctccaagtgctgagatggtgggcacccaggaacacaaactgtgcctggccacggagcctgcaaggaggagcagagacagcagtggcagtgtgtggggccaggttgtccgtgtgccttcccctgcaggccctgtctgtctctgctgggcccctgtccataATCCCCTTAGGTCCCTGCACAcctgctctccagagcttgactcactgcagactttgcaggtgaatctctgctggcagctgcatcctgagcctgagggcagtttgtatccccaagtgctgatccatcctggggaccaaagggatcctctgccattccatccatgcagcaggagtcaccctcctgcccttgactccctgcagaggaacaagtgccatctctctgtttgggagaagccagatgctgcccctgggccatcagaagtggtgctgaagcctctttcagcccagccccaggtgcagttttctcatcccctcaccgagtgcccgctcttccagccggcactgaccaaccagggcgtttggcacacgtggtttggtggtttggagaaacagccccaggctggcagggggccagagaaccttgaggaacagccctggagagTTTTAAGTGATACTACATTAATACAGCTTTTGATTAATATATTGCAACTCAATCAAGTGCTCATGAAGTGACCTCACTCTCCTCATCCTCCCaattaaacacctttttttgGGTTGTATCTtcatattttgtgtattttttcacttaaatttAACTTTTTGTAGTTTGTGAGGAGGTTCATCTCGCTATTTCCAAGAGGTTTTTTACCTGAATCATGttggtttgggatttctgggctgaatcttggtgttttggaggtttttatggacacaggatgcccgatgtgttctagagatggacttgggcaggaggaacccccaaggcaacgcactcagcccttgttttccctcccatcaggatttgtccttcccaaagcttgggcggatggaggaggaggctgcgaggaagaggaagatgccttgggccccccaggcaggtgaggaggcagtcagtgtccctttgggcgggtgttgtgctggctctgtcagccgagcatggccccggctgcaggacaaccccgctggcgccgccgtcctgccggggccggagttggggggatgtccttggccttccctgtgggccggaggcaaatcccctccctgtccttcttgcttcctgccccaggccccgagctgaggacggagagcccggaggacaaatccccccgtgagaccctggtgggagaggccgttttgaagggctccccggcgcaggaaggcagcggggaggaaaagggccggagatccccccgcaggaggggctccaaagccagcccagggtgctctgaggaggaaagagccaacctgtgctgggaagtcggccggagcttgagcgggagctctgagctggtggtccctgatcagcctcccagcagggggaagcccttcaggtgcttggaatgtgggaagaccTTCAGCAGGAGCAacaccctcctcacccaccagcacatccacactggggaacgtcccTACCCGTGTGGtcagtgtgggaagagcttcaggcaaaGTTCCAACCTTATCcaacaccagcgcatccacagtggggaatggccctacacatgtagggaatgtgggaagggcttcagtgacagctccaacctccgtacccaccagcgcatccacactggggaacgtccctacaagtgtggggaatgtgggaagagcttcaactgcaACTCCaacctcctcagccaccagcgcatccacactggagaacgtcCCTACaggtgtggggaatgtgggaagagtttcagacacagctccaccctccactcccaccagcacatccacactggggaacagccctacacgtgttgggaatgtgggaagagcttcaactgcagctccaacctcctcagccaccagcgcatccacactggggagcggccctacacatgtggggaatgtggaaagagtttcagtgacagctccaatCTTCACGCCCACCAACGCATCCACACCaaggaacggccctacacatgtgggaaatgtgggaagaggtttcagaccagctcacatctcctcagacatgagcggacgcacacggatgagaggcccttccgctgcaccgactgcgggaagggcttcaagcagaactccaccctcctcacccaccggcacatccacaccggggagaggccctacaagtgtggggagtgttggaagagcttcaccgacagctctaccttgaccaaacaccaacagacccaccagtaagggaagccctgtgagtgccccgactgcgggaagagcttcggccgtaGGACTGACACGCAACAAAGGTTTCAAAAGGTCTTCAGAATTTTGAATATCTGCACTCCAACATcagtttattcttttgaatatgtgtaactttaacctcattttagtctgaaagccaaattcacCACTACCCTGTTCCTCGATAAATGACcagttacactgaagcaaagagcactggaaccagtgcaacaagccccagtctgactttcacacctgcccacgtgtcctgttttctgctgctctacagacttccttgtttaaaatacaatggaaaaatgaacagtttttggggttgttttggttttgggctcgggtttttttttccctcactgttctcattaacctcatttcaaatctctttcagtgtttgaagatgaattaaaattttgaatgatttttaatgttaatgccttgaccaaagtatcaaaacatgaaaaataaaaaaaaaaacaaaccacaaagctTTCCATTATTGTCACAATCAAACACTCAGAACTACTAACATAAGCACAGTGAAAACCCCATAAataagaccattaaaataattttattatttttatattattatatttttacctAAGCTTAACATAGGAAATTTTATTCCTGACAtcagctttccccacctctcaaaaaggtaatttagttacatcttagtcacccttgaaaggctctttccagtTGGGTTGGCCTCTGCCTCAGACACTCATGAGATCTGCCAAAACCAACTTAAGGGCAAATTTCCGCACCAGGTTCAACCACATTGGTTGtaccaaaaactttgcaagtaaccccacaactttcatcttaaactcttctctcaaccttgtaaaataattagcagtaaACAGACCTGACAATGTGTTATAATTAAGAACACGTTCTTGTTCTCAGAGTTATTCATACACCAAAAAGATGCCACAGGAACggccaaaatattaatagcaacttctacactttggaaatctccatttggtttttaaagatttcacagtggttgtttccttaggaattaAGGCACATTTTATCAACAAGTTtcaataaagttacaaaaacatcttcctccactaAGACACAGGCAGTGATCCTAACCTGAGGAAGGCACTGAaaagcccaatttttttctaagcTGTCACgagtctttcattccttctgtcacatcaattaggcatcagcccatttttcaagctgctgttacCTACCAGCTCCTGGTTTGGTTTCCAAGCCCAGTATTTTGGCCACGATAAAATCAGGGACCTGGGCAGTCATGTCAGAATGACAAAGAGTGCTgaccctccctgccaagggagacaaaccattcccaacctcgaccaaaggttcaaggcaacaattctgaaacaaaatttacaaagtttttctcttcagttttttgctgcaattctctgttgctctattaaaagaccacagcagtgaaagacaaGGCCTGATGGCCAAACCCAGAGCTTCAGCCACTTGAGGTCTATTGAAAcctttctgtgaggaaaagctgagagaattgggattgttgaggctggagaagggaaggctttgtagtgacctaattgtggccttccagtcccctcaggaaagtcgtggacaacaccacgttgggtgtgagtgtggatgtgctggagggcaggaaggctctgcagagggatctggacaggctggatcaagaaggccaagtgtcagggcctgctcTTGGATCCCAACAAcccctggaatgctccaggctgggggcagaggggctggagagctgctcagcaggaagggacttgggggtgctgcttgacagcagctggatatgaggcagagtgtgcccaggggggcaagaaggccaagggcatcgtggcctttgtggagaagagtgtggccagcaggagcagagaactgattgcccctctgtgctgggcactagggaggccccacctggagtactgtgtccagttctggcccctcagtgccaaaaggctcttgaggggctggagcgtgtgcagagaagggaacggagctggggaaggctctggaaaacatgtctgctgagggacagctgagggaactgggcttgttgagtgtgg
This Pseudopipra pipra isolate bDixPip1 chromosome W, bDixPip1.hap1, whole genome shotgun sequence DNA region includes the following protein-coding sequences:
- the LOC135404671 gene encoding zinc finger protein 239-like, encoding MIRRKDYNSHSKLRKAQAQRRPPSRGKPFRCLECGKTFSRSNTLLTHQHIHTGERPYPCGQCGKSFRQSSNLIQHQRIHSGEWPYTCRECGKGFSDSSNLRTHQRIHTGERPYKCGECGKSFNCNSNLLSHQRIHTGERPYRCGECGKSFRHSSTLHSHQHIHTGEQPYTCWECGKSFNCSSNLLSHQRIHTGERPYTCGECGKSFSDSSNLHAHQRIHTKERPYTCGKCGKRFQTSSHLLRHERTHTDERPFRCTDCGKGFKQNSTLLTHRHIHTGERPYKCGECWKSFTDSSTLTKHQQTHQ